One window of Pelobates fuscus isolate aPelFus1 chromosome 9, aPelFus1.pri, whole genome shotgun sequence genomic DNA carries:
- the LOC134573496 gene encoding tumor necrosis factor-like: protein MNNVESQMENGLLVVREIKPKQRFCHWLGICSFVLLLVATVILALLHFEILPRPAKKDEIEMPEFVGIKTFLDSVPQEARAQTRVANKLAAHLTGVRSKNEISWKGESQNSFLENEMKLKNNALVIPKDGLYFVYTQVIFTGLSCVDTNAIQLTHKVNKYSDSEGDSSPILTSTKTACEVQSKSAWFHPIYQGGIFQLDKGDVLSTSTTDIKYVDTNNGKTYFGILAI, encoded by the exons ATGAATAACGTAGAATCCCAAATGGAGAATGGACTTTTAGTTGTCCGAGAGATTAAACCCAAACAGCGTTTCTGCCACTGGCTCGGAATCTGCTCCTTCGTCCTCTTACTGGTGGCCACCGTCATCTTGGCCCTTCTGCATTTCGAGATTCTCCCAAGACCTGCAAAGAAG gatgaAATTGAAATGCCAGAGTTTGTGGGCATCAAGACATTTTTAG attctgTTCCACAAGAAGCTAGAGCACAGACAAGAGTGGCAAACAAGCTGGCCGCCCATTTGACCG GTGTTAGAAGCAAAAATGAGATCTCCTGGAAAGGGGAGTCCCAAAATTCCTTTTTGGAGAATGAGATGAAGCTTAAAAACAATGCCTTGGTAATTCCAAAGGATGGGCTGTACTTCGTATACACACAAGTCATCTTCACCGGCTTATCCTGCGTGGACACAAATGCTATCCAGCTGACACACAAAGTCAATAAATACAGTGACTCAGAAGGAGACTCTTCGCCCATCCTCACATCAACTAAAACAGCCTGTGAGGTACAATCTAAATCCGCTTGGTTCCATCCTATATACCAAGGTGGAATTTTTCAGCTTGACAAAGGAGACGTGCTCTCCACTTCAACCACCGACATTAAATATGTTGATACAAATAATGGGAAGACCTACTTTGGTATTTTGGCTATATAA